The following proteins are co-located in the Phragmites australis chromosome 10, lpPhrAust1.1, whole genome shotgun sequence genome:
- the LOC133930828 gene encoding long chain acyl-CoA synthetase 4-like, which translates to MKYLVEVEKATETAGPAYRNVLAKDGLLQPPPGLDSCWDIFRTAVEKYPNNPMLGRRSVVDGEAGEYTWMSYMEVYDIVMKLAASISKSGIKQGECCGIYGANCPEWIISMEACNALGVCCVPLYDSLGAGAVEFIICHAEIQITFVEEKKIAELLKTCHATSKYMKTIISFGGVTNDHKEVAKNHGLSIFSWEEFLITGGSHHFDMPEKKKSDICTIMYTSGTTGDPKGVMISNESLVVNTVGPDSVMQYVGEVFNQDDVYMSYLPLAHVFDRMFEEVFIYHGSRIGFWRGDVKLLVDDIAALKPTVFCAVPRVLDRIYSGLTAKISSGGILKKTLFNIAYKMKLESMRKGIKHEKAAPLFDKLVFSKVKERLGGKLRVIVSGGAPLAVPVEEFFRVVTCSYVVQGYGLTETCAGSIVSIPNEFSMLGTVGPPLQHIDVRLESIPEMGYDALSSTPRGEICIRGKVLFSGYYKREDLTQEVMIDGWFHTGDVGEWQPDGSLKVIDRKKNIFKLSQGEYVAVENLENVYGVLQEIDSIWVYGNSFESSLVAVVNPNQQALERWAEQNGITGSFAELCENSRAKEHILAELAKIAKEKKLKGFEFIKAIHLDPLPFDIERNLITPTYKKKRPQMLKYYQGAIDALYKGKK; encoded by the exons ATGAAGTACTtggtggaggtggagaaggCGACGGAGACTGCCGGCCCGGCGTACCGCAACGTGCTGGCCAAGGATGGCCTCCTGCAGCCCCCGCCTGGGCTCGACAGCTGCTGGGACATCTTCCG GACGGCCGTGGAGAAGTACCCCAACAACCCGATGCTCGGTCGCCGGAGTGTGGTCGACGGCGAG gcTGGTGAGTATACATGGATGAGTTACATGGAAGTCTACGATATCGTGATGAAGCTTGCAGCCTCCATCAGCAAATCCGGAATCAAACAG GGTGAATGCTGTGGTATATACGGTGCAAACTGTCCGGAATGGATCATCAGCATGGAG GCTTGCAATGCGCTCGGGGTTTGCTGCGTACCGCTCTACGACTCACTTG GTGCCGGGGCAGTAGAGTTTATCATATGCCATGCTGAAATCCAGATCACGTTTGTGGAGGAAAAGAAGATTGCAGAG CTCCTGAAAACTTGTCATGCCACTTCGAAGTATATGAAAA CGATCATAAGCTTTGGGGGTGTCACAAATGACCATAAAGAGGTAGCTAAAAACCATGGTCTGTCCATTTTCTCTTGGGAGGAATTCCTGATCACG GGTGGCTCTCATCATTTTGATATGCCTGAAAAGAAGAAATCTGACATCTGTACGATAATGTACACAAGCGGTACAACAGGAGACCCTAAAGGAGTTATGATATCAAATGAAAGCCTTGTTGTAAACACCGTGGGCCCTGATTCTGTAATGCAGTATGTTGGTGAAGTT TTCAATCAAGATGATGTTTATATGTCATATCTTCCACTAGCTCATGTCTTTGATAGAATGTTTGAGGAAGTGTTCATTTACCACGGATCAAGAATTGGATTTTGGCGTGGG GATGTCAAGCTATTGGTTGATGACATTGCAGCACTAAAACCAACAGTATTCTGTGCTGTTCCACGTGTACTTGACAGGATATATTCAG GTCTTACAGCCAAGATTTCGTCTGGTGGTATACTGAAGAAAACTTTATTCAACATTGCTTACAAGAT GAAACTGGAGAGCATGAGGAAAGGAATTAAACATGAGAAGGCGGCTCCATTATTTGACAAATTAGTTTTCAGCAAG GTGAAAGAAAGGCTCGGTGGAAAATTAAGAGTTATCGTGTCTGGCGGTGCTCCTCTAGCTGTACCAGTGGAAGAATTTTTTAGGGTTGTGACATGTTCGTATGTTGTTCAAGGCTATG GACTGACGGAAACTTGTGCGGGATCTATAGTATCAATACCAAATGAATTCTCCATGCTTGGGACTGTTGGTCCGCCTCTTCAACATATAGATGTACGCCTTGAGTCAATTCCAGAGATGGGTTATGATGCTTTGTCTAGCACTCCACGTGGAGAGATATGCATTAGGGGAAAGGTTCTGTTCTCTGGATACTACAAAAGAGAGGACCTTACACAGGAAGTCATGATTGACGGATGGTTTCACACAG GAGATGTTGGTGAGTGGCAACCAGATGGATCCTTGAAAGTCATTGATAGAAAGAAGAATATATTCAAGCTTTCGCAGGGAGAATATGTTGCAGTGGAAAATCTAGAGAATGTGTATGGTGTTCTTCAAGAGATAGATTCG ATATGGGTATATGGGAATAGTTTTGAATCTTCTCTCGTTGCTGTCGTTAATCCCAACCAACAAGCGCTTGAGCGGTGGGCTGAACAAAATGGTATTACTGGAAGTTTTGCTGAGCTATGCGAAAATTCAAGGGCGAAAGAACATATTCTTGCAGAACTCGCAAAGATTGCGAAGGAAAAGAAG CTGAAAGGCTTTGAGTTCATAAAAGCTATCCATCTTGACCCGTTACCATTTGATATCGAGCGTAACCTTATCACCCCAACATACAAGAAGAAACGGCCGCAAATGCTCAAGTACTACCAG GGAGCCATCGATGCACTTTACAAGGGCAAGAAGTAA
- the LOC133930269 gene encoding non-specific lipid-transfer protein 1-like: MTPTRHLTTVAAAVALVVLAAAAGPAAAASHDDCEMAQQAFSECVTYVVGVDPAVTPHCCMGLGDVRDMGGTAAQRRALCACILSELNAAGKVDPARAAALPAACKVQVGFIPTKPDFDCSTLP, from the exons ATGACGCCAACACGGCACCTGACGACGGTCGCGGCGGCCGTCGCTCTCGTCGTcctcgccgcggcggccggcccggccgcggcggcgagccACGACGACTGCGAGATGGCGCAGCAGGCGTTCAGCGAGTGCGTGACGTACGTGGTGGGCGTGGACCCCGCGGTCACGCCGCACTGCTGCATGGGCCTCGGCGACGTCAGGGACATGGGGGGCACCGCCGCGCAGCGCCGCGCCCTCTGCGCGTGCATCCTGTCGGAGCTGAACGCCGCCGGCAAGGTGGACCCCGCCCGCGCCGCGGCCCTCCCCGCCGCGTGTAAGGTGCAAGTTGGCTTCATCCCGACCAAGCCCGACTTCGACTGCTCAAC GCTTCCATGA